One part of the Streptomyces sp. NBC_01381 genome encodes these proteins:
- a CDS encoding PaaX family transcriptional regulator C-terminal domain-containing protein has translation MNHAQPDHAQRPEIPTRLLVHALVREDGTVDAGELYAVAGLLGMTDQQVRLCVKRLVTEGRFNQEGRGRKAVLRAVPDAATGTVAPDTEHVRYAYRQDRGLAPWDSTWHLFAFAIPEARRTDRDALRETLLHLGAAPVQGGLYVAANPIADLVEAQARHLDVLDSVTFLTSTDLRIGGVTDPQQLAARIWPLGEIAARHERLAAFAATCADRLARGTDLSGVERLTLAVELAAEFSRAMTPDPLLPPELLPRPWPGSRARRLTQECWTTLRALPAAQHTPTSLPRLFSLYSDAITAPDRQ, from the coding sequence ATGAATCACGCGCAGCCGGACCACGCACAGCGTCCCGAGATTCCCACGCGGTTGCTCGTGCACGCCCTGGTCCGTGAGGACGGGACTGTCGACGCCGGTGAGCTCTACGCCGTCGCCGGACTCCTCGGCATGACCGACCAGCAGGTCCGGCTGTGCGTCAAACGCCTTGTCACCGAGGGTCGGTTCAACCAGGAAGGGCGGGGGCGCAAGGCCGTACTGCGGGCAGTGCCCGATGCCGCGACCGGCACCGTCGCCCCCGATACCGAGCATGTCCGCTATGCCTACCGGCAGGACCGCGGGCTCGCACCCTGGGACAGCACGTGGCACCTGTTCGCCTTCGCCATCCCGGAAGCACGCCGCACCGACCGCGACGCCCTGCGGGAAACCCTGCTGCACCTGGGCGCGGCGCCCGTCCAGGGCGGCCTGTACGTGGCCGCCAACCCCATCGCCGATCTGGTCGAGGCTCAGGCCCGCCATCTCGACGTACTCGACTCCGTCACGTTCCTCACCAGTACCGACCTGCGCATCGGGGGCGTCACCGACCCTCAGCAACTCGCCGCCCGCATCTGGCCGTTGGGTGAGATCGCCGCTCGGCACGAACGCCTCGCCGCTTTCGCCGCGACCTGCGCCGACCGACTGGCCCGCGGAACAGACCTGTCCGGAGTCGAGCGGCTCACCCTGGCCGTGGAACTCGCCGCGGAGTTCAGCCGAGCTATGACCCCCGACCCGCTACTGCCTCCGGAACTGCTGCCCCGGCCCTGGCCCGGCAGTCGTGCCCGCCGACTCACCCAGGAATGCTGGACCACTCTGCGTGCCCTCCCTGCGGCTCAGCACACCCCCACGTCACTTCCGCGCCTGTTCAGCCTCTACAGCGACGCCATCACCGCGCCCGACAGGCAGTGA
- a CDS encoding HAD family hydrolase produces MDVDVEQHQVLLLDLDGVLVDTRPVMETAWRAVQKTHGIDMPFAEYERHLGRPFDDIMERLELVEADRIHATYSDASQAAAQLASQFDGIAEVLHAFVAADWQLGVVTSKPVDRAAPLLAQLGCPFATVRVPGGQGRGKPAPDPLLLALIDLGADPAHGTYVGDMAVDQEAAHRAGVSYVHAGWGYGRPGTPTPEIARTPKDLLRLLDANRRPTTFVKESPR; encoded by the coding sequence ATGGACGTCGACGTTGAACAGCACCAAGTGCTGCTCCTCGACCTGGATGGCGTGCTCGTAGACACGCGTCCGGTCATGGAGACGGCGTGGCGCGCGGTGCAGAAGACACACGGCATCGACATGCCGTTCGCGGAATACGAGCGGCACTTGGGCCGGCCCTTCGACGACATCATGGAGCGGCTCGAACTCGTCGAAGCTGACCGAATTCACGCGACCTACTCGGATGCGTCGCAGGCTGCCGCGCAGCTGGCGAGTCAATTCGACGGCATCGCCGAAGTCCTCCACGCCTTCGTGGCCGCCGACTGGCAGCTCGGAGTCGTGACGTCGAAGCCGGTTGACCGCGCCGCACCGCTATTGGCGCAGCTCGGGTGTCCATTCGCCACGGTCCGCGTCCCCGGTGGGCAAGGGCGCGGGAAGCCCGCGCCGGACCCCCTGCTCCTCGCCCTCATCGATCTCGGTGCCGACCCGGCCCACGGTACGTACGTGGGCGATATGGCAGTGGACCAAGAGGCAGCGCACCGCGCAGGTGTCTCCTACGTCCACGCAGGTTGGGGCTACGGGCGCCCTGGGACGCCCACGCCTGAGATTGCTCGAACTCCGAAAGATCTCCTCCGGCTCCTCGACGCGAACCGCCGCCCCACAACCTTCGTCAAGGAGAGCCCGCGGTGA
- a CDS encoding ATP-binding protein, whose amino-acid sequence MVTDQALASVIGAAERRKSLTMTASDRAPREARAFTREALTDWGLEDLLDRTVLIVSELTTNAERHGCSPAAPGGSEDKSADDRKEHITLTLAVHTGGVGIEVEDSSPLPPTPRDASVDSIDGRGLQLVSAEADAWVACPKADGSGKRVVALVRRPDPCPAS is encoded by the coding sequence ATGGTCACCGATCAAGCCCTGGCCAGCGTCATCGGCGCAGCCGAGCGCCGGAAGAGTCTGACGATGACGGCAAGCGACCGGGCACCACGCGAGGCCCGCGCCTTCACTCGCGAGGCACTCACGGACTGGGGTCTGGAAGACCTCCTGGACCGAACCGTATTGATCGTCAGCGAGCTCACCACCAATGCCGAGCGGCATGGCTGTTCTCCCGCAGCGCCAGGGGGCTCCGAGGACAAATCGGCCGACGATCGTAAGGAACACATCACGCTGACGCTCGCCGTTCACACCGGCGGGGTGGGGATCGAGGTGGAGGACAGCTCCCCACTGCCGCCGACTCCACGGGACGCCTCGGTCGACTCGATCGATGGGCGCGGCTTGCAGCTCGTGTCAGCCGAAGCCGACGCGTGGGTGGCCTGCCCCAAGGCGGACGGCAGCGGGAAGCGGGTGGTGGCGCTCGTAAGGCGTCCGGATCCCTGCCCCGCGTCGTAG